One genomic segment of Hordeum vulgare subsp. vulgare chromosome 2H, MorexV3_pseudomolecules_assembly, whole genome shotgun sequence includes these proteins:
- the LOC123425929 gene encoding probable 5'-adenylylsulfate reductase 1, chloroplastic, whose translation MASATASISSHSIALRDLKAARIGAVRQQVAVPAAAPKGQRARAVRPLCAAEPSRKPVSASAASAPVAPVEEEASAAASVDYEALALELVDASPLEIMDRALDMFGSEIAIAFSGAEDVALIEYAKLTGRPFRVFSLDTGRLNPETYQLFDKVEKHYGIHIEYMFPEASEVQDLVRTKGLFSFYEDGHQECCRVRKVRPLRRALKGLKAWITGQRKDQSPGTRASIPVVQVDPSFEGLDGGAGSLIKWNPVANVDGKDIWTFLRTMDVPVNTLHAQGYVSIGCEPCTRPVLPGQHEREGRWWWEDATAKECGLHKGNIDKEGQTPKVGVNGNGSAEASAPDIFQSQAIVNLTRPGIENLLRLENRAEPWLAVLYAPWCPYCQAMEASYVELAEQLSGSGIKVAKFRADGEQKSFAQAELQLQSFPTILLFPGRTVKPIKYPSEKRDVQSLLAFVNTLR comes from the exons ATGGCTTCCGCTACTGCTTCCATCTCGTCGCACTCGATCGCCTTGCGCGATCTCAAAG CCGCGAGGATTGGAGCCGTGAGGCAGCAGGTGGCCGTGCCGGCAGCGGCGCCCAAGGGCCAGCGCGCGAGGGCGGTGCGCCCGCTGTGCGCGGCGGAGCCATCGAGGAAGCCAGTGTCGGCCTCCGCGGCCTCCGCGCCGGTGGCGCCAGTCGAGGAGGAGGCATCTGCTGCGGCGTCCGTGGACTACGAGGCCCTGGCGCTGGAGCTGGTGGACGCGTCGCCTCTGGAGATCATGGATCGTGCGCTCGACATGTTCGGCTCTGAAATCGCCATCGCCTTCAG CGGTGCCGAGGACGTGGCCTTGATTGAATACGCGAAGCTGACTGGACGCCCCTTCAGGGTGTTCAGCCTCGACACGGGGCGGCTGAACCCAGAGACATACCAACTCTTCGACAAGGTGGAGAAGCACTACGGTATCCACATCGAGTACATGTTCCCAGAGGCAAGCGAGGTGCAGGACCTTGTGAGGACCAAGGGCCTCTTCTCTTTCTACGAGGACGGACACCAGGAGTGCTGCAGGGTGAGGAAGGTTCGGCCATTGAGGAGGGCCCTCAAGGGCCTCAAGGCCTGGATCACCGGGCAGCGGAAGGACCAGTCCCCTGGCACCAGGGCGAGCATCCCTGTTGTTCAG GTTGATCCGTCATTTGAAGGGCTGGATGGTGGAGCTGGTAGCTTGATCAAGTGGAACCCTGTGGCTAATGTGGATGGCAAGGATATCTGGACCTTCCTCAGGACCATGGATGTCCCTGTGAACACCCTGCATGCTCAA GGCTACGTCTCCATTGGGTGCGAGCCGTGCACCAGGCCCGTGTTGCCGGGGCAGCACGAGAGGGAAGGGAGGTGGTGGTGGGAGGACGCCACGGCCAAGGAGTGCGGTCTCCACAAGGGTAACATCGACAAGGAAGGTCAGACACCCAAGGTCGGCGTCAACGGCAACGGCTCGGCTGAGGCCAGTGCCCCAGACATCTTCCAGAGCCAGGCAATCGTCAATCTCACCCGTCCCGGGATCGAGAACCTCCTGCGGCTCGAGAACCGCGCGGAACCGTGGCTCGCCGTCCTATACGCTCCCTGGTGCCCGTACTGCCAG GCGATGGAGGCGTCCTACGTTGAGCTGGCCGAGCAGCTGAGCGGCTCGGGCATCAAGGTGGCCAAGTTCCGCGCGGACGGCGAGCAGAAGTCATTCGCGCAGGCGGAGCTGCAGCTACAGAGCTTCCCGACGATCCTCCTCTTCCCCGGCCGCACCGTGAAGCCCATCAAGTACCCGTCCGAGAAGAGAGACGTACAGTCCCTCCTCGCCTTCGTGAACACCCTCAGATGA
- the LOC123425930 gene encoding lon protease-like: MALLPQILPSPRPHPHLHLHLAASPAHAFRTTPRLHASGHRRRGRLLAASGPGSSPSPSPDQYPSEPDDGLVELPLFPLPLVLFPDATHALHIFEFRYRIMMHTVLDTDLRFGIVFAGSDGASDVGCVGEVVKHERLADDRFFLICKGQERFRVARIVRNKPYLVAAVQWLEDRPPAETPAPGEDAEALAVEVEALMRDVIRIANRLNGKPEKEVGDLRRGLFPTPFSFYVGNTFEGAPREQQALLELEDTAARLRRERDTLRNTLNYLTAASAVKDVFPSSPSSG; this comes from the coding sequence ATGGCTCTCCTCCCCCAAATCCTCCCCTCCCCGCGCCCCCacccccacctccacctccacctcgccgccTCCCCTGCCCATGCATTCCGCACAACGCCCCGCCTCCACGCCTCCGGCCACCGCCGCCgaggccgcctcctcgccgcgtcaGGGCCTGGgtcgtcgccatcgccgtcgcccGACCAGTACCCGTCCGAGCCCGACgatggccttgtggagctccctcTGTTCCCTCTCCCGCTCGTTCTCTTCCCGGACGCGACCCATGCGCTGCACATCTTCGAGTTCCGCTACCGTATCATGATGCACACCGTGCTCGACACCGACCTCCGCTTCGGCATCGTCTTCGCCGGCTCCGACGGCGCGTCCGACGTCGGCTGCGTCGGGGAGGTCGTCAAGCACGAGCGCCTCGCCGACGACCGCTTCTTCCTCATCTGCAAGGGCCAGGAGCGCTTCCGCGTCGCCCGCATCGTCCGCAACAAGCCTTACCTCGTCGCCGCCGTGCAGTGGCTCGAGGACCGCCCGCCCGCGGAGACGCCGGCCCCCGGGGAGGATGCCGAGGCGCTCGCCGTCGAGGTCGAGGCGCTCATGCGCGACGTCATACGCATCGCCAACCGCCTCAACGGCAAGCCCGAGAAGGAGGTCGGGGACCTGCGCCGGGGGCTCTTCCCCACCCCATTCTCCTTCTACGTGGGCAACACCTTCGAGGGCGCGCCCAGGGAGCAGCAGGCGCTGCTCGAGCTTGAGGACACCGCCGCGCGCCTGCGACGGGAGCGGGACACGCTCCGCAACACTCTCAACTACCTCACCGCCGCGTCTGCTGTCAAGGACGTCTTCCCCTCGTCACCGTCGTCGGGGTGA